In Vogesella indigofera, the sequence GTACCTGCTGGCGGCGCTGCTGTTCTTCGCCATGGACGGCCACCTGGTGCTGACCCAGGTGGTGTTCGACAGCTTCAAGGTGTGGCCGGTCGGTAGCGGCCTGCTGCCGCAGTCGCTGGCAAGGTTGGCCGCAAGCCTGGGCTGGGTGTTTTCCGCCGCCATCCTGCTGGCGCTGCCGGCGGTGTTCGCCACCTTCGTGGTGCAGGTCGGCTTCGGCCTGATCAACCGCGTGGCGCCGGCGCTGAACCTGTTCTCGCTCGGCTTTCCGGTGGTGACGCTGTTCGGGCTGCTGACGCTGGGGCTGGTGCTGCACTACCTGCCGCAGCACTACCTGCGCCTCAGCGGCCAGATGCTCAAGCTGCTGCAGGGCATGCTGGGAGCGCGCGGTGGCTGAGGCGCACAACGGCGACAAGACGGAAAAGGCCTCGCCGCACAAGCTGCGCGAGGCACGCAAGCAGGGCCAGGTGCCGCGCTCCAAGGATGTCGCCACCGCGGTCGGCATCGTGGTGGCGGTGTGGCTCAGCTTCTGGCAGATGCCGGACTGGCTGGCCGATTTCCGCCGCCTGTTCGCGCTGGCCTTCGCCTCGCTCGGCGGCCGCGGCACGCTGGAGAACGTGTGGTCGATGCTATTCGCCGGCAGCCTGACCCTGCTGGTGAAGATGCTGCTGCCGCTCTTGGTGATCCCGCTGCTGGTGGTGCTGTTCTCGCTGCTGCCCGGTGGCTGGATCTTCGTCGGCCAGCACTTCTTCCCGCAGCTGAAGCGACTCAACCCGCTCAGCCATCTGGGGCGGGTGGTGTCGGCCAAGCACGCCAGCGAGGTCGGCAAGTCCATCCTCAAGGCGCTGCTGCTCGGCGGCGTGCTGTACAGCGTGGCGCTCTCCGCGATGCAGGACTTCTTCGCGCTGCAGGACCTGCCGCTGGACGAGGCGCTGGCCGCCGCCGGCGCGCGGCTGCTACAGGCGCTGCTGGCGCTGGCGGCGGTGTTCGTGCTGTTCGCGGTGATCGACCTGCCGCTGCAGTGGCTGCTGTTCCAGCGCGAGCAGCGCATGAGCAAGCAGGACCTGAAGGACGAGTACAAGAAGACCGAGGGCAGCCCGCAGATCAAGCAGCGCATCCGCCAGGTGCAGCAGCAGCTGGCGCAGCGCGGGCTGCGCAAGTCGGTGCCCGGCGCCGACGTGATCATCGTCAACCCGACCCACTACGCGGTGGCGCTGAAATACGACGAGGACCGCGCCGAGGCGCCGTTCATCATCGCCAAGGGCGTCGACGAGATGGCGCTGTGCATCAGCCGCATCGCCGCCGAACACGATATTGCCGTGCTCACCATCCCGCCCTTGGCGCGGGCGGTGTACCACACTACCCAGGTCAACCAGCAGATCCCGGCGCCGCTGTACCGCGCCGTGGCGCAGGTGCTGACCTATGTCTTGCAGCTGAAAGCCTTCCGCAGCGGCAAACGCCGCCTGCGGCCAACCTTGCCGGATGATTTGCCGGTGCCAGCCCATCTCGCCAATCCGAAAACGACAACATGACCGCCCTCAACCGTCTGCTTGCCCTCCTGGCGCGCCACAAGGTCGCCACCCCGCTGTACCTGCTCGCCATCCTGGCGATGGTGATCCTGCCGCTGCCACCGCTGGTGCTGGACCTGCTGTTCACCTTCAACATCGTGCTGGCGATCATCATCATCCTGGTCAGCGTGTCGGCGCGGCGGCCGCTGGACTTCTCCATCTTCCCCACCATCATCCTCGGCGCCACGCTGTTGCGGCTGACGCTGAACGTGGCCTCGACGCGGGTGGTGCTGCTCGACGGCCACCAGGGCACCGACGCCGCCGGCCGCGTGATCGAGGCCTTCGGCCACGTGGTGATCGGCGGCAACTTCGTGGTCGGCCTGGTGGTGTTCGTGATCCTGATGATCATCAACTTCATGGTGGTGACCAAGGGCGCCGAGCGCATCTCCGAGGTGTCGGCGCGCTTTACGCTGGACGCGCTGCCGGGCAAGCAGATGGCGATCGACGCCGACCTCAACGCCGGGGTGATCACCCAGGAGGCGGCACAGCAGCGCCGGCGCGACATCAGCACCGAGGCCGACTTCTACGGCGCGATGGACGGCGCCTCCAAGTTCGTGCGCGGCGACGCCATCGCCGGCATCCTGATCCTGCTGATCAACCTGATCGGCGGTGTCGCCATCGGCACGCTGATGCACGACATGGCGCTGGGCGACGCCTTCCGCCAGTACGCGCTGATGACCATCGGCGACGGCCTGGTGGCGCAGATCCCGGCGCTGCTGCTGTCCTCCGCCGCCGCCATCATCGTCACCCGCGTCAGCGACTCCGGCGACATGCAGGAGCAGGTCAGCAGCCAGATGCTGGCCTCGCCGGTGGTGCTGTACTCCGCCGCCGGCATGATGTTCATGCTCGCCATCATCCCCGGCATGCCGTGGCCGACCTTCATCGGTTTTGCCGCGTTGCTGGCCTTTGTCGGCTGGCGGCTGCAGCAGGCACCGGCCAAAAGCAGCACGCCGCTGGACCACGGCGCGCTGCAGCAGGTGCTGCAGGGCGACGGCGAACCGGAGCTGGACTGGCACAGCCTGCCGTACAGCGAGACGCTGACGCTGTCGCTGGGCTACAAGCTGGTGACGTTGATCGACAAGGCGCAGGGCGCGCCGCTGAGCAAGCGCCTGAAAGGCGTGCGCCAGACGCTGAGCGAAAGCATGGGCCTGCTGCTGCCGGCGGTGGCGGTGCGCGACGACCTGAAGCTGAAGCCGGCGCAGTACGCGATCCTGCTCGCCGGCAGCACCATCGCCGAGGCCGAGGTGCACGCCGACCGGCTGATGGCGATCCCGTCACCGCAGGTGTACGGCACGCTGGACGGCATACCCGGCGTCGACCCGGCGTTCGCGATGCCGGTGACCTGGATCGAGATGCAGGACAAGGCGCGCGCGCTGGGGCTGGGCTACCAGGTGGTCGATTGCGCCAGCGTGATCGCCACCCACCTCAACAAGGTGATGCGCGACCACCTGGCCGAGCTGTTCCGCCACGACGACGTCGCCGCGCTGGGCGAAAGGTTGGCCGCACAGGCGCCCAAGCTGGCGCAGGCGCTGTCGCAGGCGCTCACCGCCAACCAGCAGCTGAAGGTGTACCGTGCGCTGCTGGCCGACGGCGTGTCGCTGAAGCCGGTGGAGGCGATCGCCACCACGCTGGTGGAAGCCGCCGACAACAGCAAGGAGCCGATCATGCTGGCGGCGGAGGTACGCTCCGCGCTGAAGCGGCAGATCGTGCAGGCCATCCTCGGCCCACGCGGCGAGATGAAGGCGTTCAACCTCGGCGCCGATCTGGAAAACCTGCTGCTCGGCGCGCTGGGCCAGGCGCAGCAGAGCGGCAAGGCGGCGCTGGACAGCTTCCCGATCGACCCCAACGTGCTGCAGCAGCTGCAGCAGAACATGCCCATCATCCGCGACCAGATGAAGCAGATGGCGACGCCGCCGCTGCTGCTGGTGATGCCGCAGCTACGCCCGCTGCTGGCGCGCTACGGACGTCTGTTCGCGCCCGGCCTGCACATCCTGTCCTACAACGAGGTGCCGGAAAACCGCGAGGTCAGCCTGGTGGGGACGCTGGGCTAGCCGGCAGCAGGACTTCCAGAATCAGCACCGCGGCGGCAAACAGCGACGCCGGCAGCCGCGATGCCTCGAACAGGCTGACGCCGTGCCTCCCCAGCGCCAGGCCGGACAGCGCCGGCCGGGTGGCGATGTGGCAGGCATTGATCTCGAAACCGGCGCCGTGCAGCGCCGCCAGCAGGCTGCCGCGCTGCGTCCGCAGCCAGTCGCACAGCGCGTCCTCGCCGTGAAAGCACAGCAGTAGCCCCGCGCCATCCAGCCGCAGCCGTAGCCGTAGCCGCCCCTGCGGCAGTTCGCACTCCAGCAGCAGGTCCAGCGCCGCCGGTGGCGCGGCGGCGTCCTCCGCCTCCGGCTGGTCTTCCACCTGCCAGCCCAGCAGCGGCCCGCCCCACAACCACATCGGCAACCACAAGGGCAGCGGCAACGCGGCCTGGCCGCGCAGCGACGCCAGCGCGAGATCGGGCAATGCGCCGAGCAGCACGCCGGGCAGATGGCTGCCGGCCTCGCGGTGAAACTGCGCCGCCGCCGCGGCCAAGGTGCCCACCAGCGCCTCGCGCCAGGCGCTGGCCAGCTGCGCCGGCGGCAACACCGCCTGGCGAAACGCCGGCGCCGGCAGCGTCGCCGCCAGCGGCGGGCCGTCGTCCGCCGAAGGTGCCTGCGGCGGTGCGGCGGACGGCAGCAGCGGTGTCAGTTGCGGCGGCGGCCCGGCGGCCAGCACCCGGAACGGCAGCACGCTGCCCGGCACCGGTGGCGGCAGGCTCGCCGGCCATTGCCGCAGCAGCCATGACAGCGCGTCGCCTTCCAGCTGCACGCTGCCGTCGGCCATGAGCGCCGCCACGCGCAGATTGAGGATGTCGCCCGGCTGCAGCCGCTGCTGCGACGTCGCCGTTGCCGCCGGCTGCACCGCACTGACTGTACCGACCGGCCGTATCGCTTCCGCCATCCTGCCCTCCGCCAATATGACAACAGCCGCCTCGCGGCGGCTGCAGACTGATTAAAGGTACAACGGGTACTGCGTTTACTGCATCAGCGACATGGCCAGCTGACCGATGGAACCGGACTGCTTCAGCATCGAGGTGCCGGCCTGCATCAGCATCTGACGCGAAGTCATGTTGGCGGTTTCGTTGGCGTAGTCGGTGTCCATGATGCGCGACTTGGCGATCTGGGTGTTGTTGTTGACGTTGGCCAGGTTGTTGCTGATGTGGTTCAGGCGGTTGGCGCCGGCACCGATGGAAGAACGCAGGGTGCCAACGGCGGCAACAGCGGTGTCAGCCAGTGCGATCACGGCGCTTGGATCGGCAATCGACAGGTCACCGGCGATCAGCGCGGTGTTGGCGGTACCGATGGCGGTCAGATCGGCGGAGGCGTTGAAGGTGTAGGCTTCGGCCGCAGTGGCACCCACCTGGAACTTCATCGCTGCGGCCAGCTTGCCGCCGGTCAGCAGCGCTTCGCCACCGAACTTGGTGTTGGTCATGATGTTGGTGATTTCGGCGCCCAGCGCATCGAATTCAGCCTTCATTGCGGTCTTGTCGGCAGCGGTGGCGGTAGCGGTAGACGCTTCGGTGGCCAGGTCTTTCATACGCAGCATGATGTTGGACACTTCGGACAGCGCGCCGTCGGCAGTCTGCAACAGGCTGATACCGTTCTGCGCGTTCTTCATCGCCACGGTCATGCCACGGCTTTGTGCTTCCAGACGGGTCGCGATCTGCAGGCCGGCGGCATCGTCCTGCGACGAGTTGATGCGATAACCGGTACCCAGACGGGTCATCGAGGTCGTCAGCGAGTTCTGGCTGGTATTCAGGTTGCTTTTGGTGAACAGGGCTGCGGCGTTGGTGTGAAGGCTCAGCATGATCTATCGCTCCGTATTGAGGAAGTTTGGAACAGCGCTTGTTGCGCCATCACCAGTACAAGACGGCAGCACGGCACTGCGCCTTAAATGCGGCGAAACGTGAAAATTCACACTGCATGGCGGCGGCCGTGACGGCAGGCCATCACCACTACCACCGACAGCTTGAACACCCCGGCCGACAGCGTCAGCAGCAGGTGGGCGGCGATGACCCAGCCCAGCGCCAGCGGCATCCGTTCCTGATAGGCCAGATACAGGCAGCCGCCAAACAGCAACAAGGCGGCCAGGGCGGCGCGGCGGGCGGTGGTTTCGATGGTGTGCGACATGACGGACTCCGGGGCTGACACGAGGAAATTAAACATGTATTATTTGTACATGTTTTAAGCCAGCCTGTCCTGCCGCGTTCGCTACCGCCCATCTCCGGCCCGAACGTTGACCGCGTATCGCCGCTTGCGCGCAAAAACATGTATTTTTTACACAACATTAAAGGAAAGCACGATGCTGGATCAGCACACCCGTCAACTGGTCAAGGCCACCGCCCCCGTCCTGAAACAACACGGCGTCACCCTCACCCGCCACTTCTACGCGCGCATGTTCCAGCACAATCCGGAACTGAAGCAGATCTTCAACCAGGGTCACCAGCAGGCCGGCAGCCAGCAACAGGCACTGGCGATGGCGGTGGCCGCCTACGCCGAGCACATCGATGATCCGTCGGTGCTGGCACCGGTACTGACACTGGTGGCCAACAAGCACGCCAGCCTCGGCATCCGCGCCGAGCACTACCCTATCGTCGGCGGCCACCTGCTGGCCTCGATCCGCGAGGTGCTGGGCGACGCCGCCAGCGACGAGCTGATCGCCGCCTGGGCCGCCGCCTACGGCCAGCTGGCCGACATCCTGATCGCAGAGGAAAACAAGCTGTACCAGCAGGCGGCCACCCAGCGCGGCGGCTGGAGCGGCTGGCGCGCGTTCAAGGTTGGCCGCAAGGTGGCGGAGAGCGCCGAAATCACCTCCTTCTATCTGCAGCCGGCCGACGGCGGCGCGCTGCCGGACTACCTGCCGGGGCAGTACGTGTCGGTGCGGTTGGCAGTGCCGGAACTGGGCATGATGCAGCCGCGGCAGTACAGCCTGTCGGCCGCGCCCGGCGGCACGGCGCTGCGCATCTCGGTGAAGCGTGAGGCCGGCGACGACAGCCGCCCGGCGGGGATGGTGTCCAACGTGCTGCACGACGCGATCGAGGCCGGCGCACTGCTGGACCTGGCGCCGCCGATGGGCGACTTCTTCCTGCACCAGGAACGCAGCACGCCGGTGGTGCTGATCAGCGGCGGCGTCGGTATCACCCCGCTGCTGGCGATGCTGGAGCAGCTGCTGCAACAAAACAGCCCGCGCAGCATCCGCTTCCTGCACGCCTGCCGCGACGGCAGCGTGCACGCCTTCCGCCAGCACGTCGCCAATCTGGCGGCCGAGTACCCGCAGCTGGACAGCCGTATCTACTATGAAGCGCCGCGCGCCGAGGATCAGCCGGGCGTGCACTACCATCACGCCGGCCGTATCACGCCGACGGCAGAAATGATCGTCGCCGACGCCGACTACTACCTGTGCGGCCCGCTGCCGTTCATGCAGGCGCAGCAGCAAGCGCTGCTGGCGCTGGGCGTCGATGCCGGGCGCATTCACGCCGAAGCCTTCGGCACCGGTGGCACCGCGCTATAATCGCGCACAGCGGGCCGCAGCGGCGGCCCGCTTTTACCCGGATACCCCTGCATGCAACTGACCCACTTCACCGACCTTGGCCTGCGCGTCCTGATGTACCTCACCGACGAGCCGCGCGTGGCGCCGGTCACCATCGGCGAGATCGCCGAGCGCTTCGCCGTGTCGCGCAACCATCTGGTCAAGGTGGTGCACTTCATGTCGCAGCAGGGCTGGCTGGTCACCACCCGCGGCAAGGGCGGCGGCCTGGCGCTGGCGCGTGCGGCCAACCTTTACCTGCTGGGACAGGTGATCCGCCAGCTGGAAGGCGTCACCGAGCTGATCGACTGCGCCGAGCCGCCGTGCCAGCTGCGCGGCAGCTGCCAGCTGAAAGGGATGCTGGACGAGGCGCTGCAGGCCTTTTTCAGCGCGCTGGACCGTTACACGCTGGCCGATGCGGTGCGCACGCCGACCAGCCAGGCGATCGCCATCCTGCACCGCATGTCGCCGCGCGCGCTGTCCTGAGCGGCGCTCAAAAGCCGCAGCGACGGCTCGCCATGCGGCGCTACGGTGTTAGGCACGCTCCAGGCCTGCGCCTTTACCCCGAGTCAACGCCGCCGCCACGGTCGTTATCACCTGTCGCGCGTGAGTACGCGCCCCGGCACCGCTCCCGAGCGCGTGCCCGCGCCAGACCTGGATACACGGTCATATTGGTCAAGTCGCTTTACATTATATAAAATGCGCTACCCCCACCGTAGCGAGAGCACCATGTCCCCTCCTTCCCGCAAACACACCCTGCTGTTCGCCCTGCTGATGTCCTGCTACATGGCCTTCCTGATGTCGGGCATCCTCACCGCGGTCAACACCGGCATCGACGCCGGCTTTGTCGGCCGCTGGCTGCACGCCTGGCTGCTGGCGTGGAGCTGCGCCTTCCCGCTGGTACTGATCGGGGCGCCGCGCCTGCGCCGTCTGCTGCTGCGCTACGTCGGCCCCTGACGCCATCTCCCCCGGCGGCCGCTCGGCCGCCGTTCGTTTTCGTTCGCTTTCAATCAAATAGAATCAAAAAGGCAAAAACCCATCGGCAAACAGGGTTTTATCCGCCAAAAATCATCACAAACGAACACCATCCCGTTGCAAATACGCTATCATGCCGCCCCTTCAGCGGCGATCACCGCTGAAAACCTGGCACCACAAGACCGCTGA encodes:
- the fliR gene encoding flagellar biosynthetic protein FliR, with protein sequence MNAVLAELLVLLPALWWPFCRYAAAISIAPFLGESVVPVRARLGLALALAVATLPAMRGLPPIDPFSLHGVVTAIEQAVIGLLFGLAFQLVMTILSLLGFLVSSQMGLSMAVMNDPGNGSSSDVISNLLYLLAALLFFAMDGHLVLTQVVFDSFKVWPVGSGLLPQSLARLAASLGWVFSAAILLALPAVFATFVVQVGFGLINRVAPALNLFSLGFPVVTLFGLLTLGLVLHYLPQHYLRLSGQMLKLLQGMLGARGG
- the flhB gene encoding flagellar type III secretion system protein FlhB translates to MAEAHNGDKTEKASPHKLREARKQGQVPRSKDVATAVGIVVAVWLSFWQMPDWLADFRRLFALAFASLGGRGTLENVWSMLFAGSLTLLVKMLLPLLVIPLLVVLFSLLPGGWIFVGQHFFPQLKRLNPLSHLGRVVSAKHASEVGKSILKALLLGGVLYSVALSAMQDFFALQDLPLDEALAAAGARLLQALLALAAVFVLFAVIDLPLQWLLFQREQRMSKQDLKDEYKKTEGSPQIKQRIRQVQQQLAQRGLRKSVPGADVIIVNPTHYAVALKYDEDRAEAPFIIAKGVDEMALCISRIAAEHDIAVLTIPPLARAVYHTTQVNQQIPAPLYRAVAQVLTYVLQLKAFRSGKRRLRPTLPDDLPVPAHLANPKTTT
- a CDS encoding flagellar biosynthesis protein FlhA — encoded protein: MTALNRLLALLARHKVATPLYLLAILAMVILPLPPLVLDLLFTFNIVLAIIIILVSVSARRPLDFSIFPTIILGATLLRLTLNVASTRVVLLDGHQGTDAAGRVIEAFGHVVIGGNFVVGLVVFVILMIINFMVVTKGAERISEVSARFTLDALPGKQMAIDADLNAGVITQEAAQQRRRDISTEADFYGAMDGASKFVRGDAIAGILILLINLIGGVAIGTLMHDMALGDAFRQYALMTIGDGLVAQIPALLLSSAAAIIVTRVSDSGDMQEQVSSQMLASPVVLYSAAGMMFMLAIIPGMPWPTFIGFAALLAFVGWRLQQAPAKSSTPLDHGALQQVLQGDGEPELDWHSLPYSETLTLSLGYKLVTLIDKAQGAPLSKRLKGVRQTLSESMGLLLPAVAVRDDLKLKPAQYAILLAGSTIAEAEVHADRLMAIPSPQVYGTLDGIPGVDPAFAMPVTWIEMQDKARALGLGYQVVDCASVIATHLNKVMRDHLAELFRHDDVAALGERLAAQAPKLAQALSQALTANQQLKVYRALLADGVSLKPVEAIATTLVEAADNSKEPIMLAAEVRSALKRQIVQAILGPRGEMKAFNLGADLENLLLGALGQAQQSGKAALDSFPIDPNVLQQLQQNMPIIRDQMKQMATPPLLLVMPQLRPLLARYGRLFAPGLHILSYNEVPENREVSLVGTLG
- a CDS encoding flagellin N-terminal helical domain-containing protein — protein: MLSLHTNAAALFTKSNLNTSQNSLTTSMTRLGTGYRINSSQDDAAGLQIATRLEAQSRGMTVAMKNAQNGISLLQTADGALSEVSNIMLRMKDLATEASTATATAADKTAMKAEFDALGAEITNIMTNTKFGGEALLTGGKLAAAMKFQVGATAAEAYTFNASADLTAIGTANTALIAGDLSIADPSAVIALADTAVAAVGTLRSSIGAGANRLNHISNNLANVNNNTQIAKSRIMDTDYANETANMTSRQMLMQAGTSMLKQSGSIGQLAMSLMQ
- the hmpA gene encoding NO-inducible flavohemoprotein; this translates as MRAKTCIFYTTLKESTMLDQHTRQLVKATAPVLKQHGVTLTRHFYARMFQHNPELKQIFNQGHQQAGSQQQALAMAVAAYAEHIDDPSVLAPVLTLVANKHASLGIRAEHYPIVGGHLLASIREVLGDAASDELIAAWAAAYGQLADILIAEENKLYQQAATQRGGWSGWRAFKVGRKVAESAEITSFYLQPADGGALPDYLPGQYVSVRLAVPELGMMQPRQYSLSAAPGGTALRISVKREAGDDSRPAGMVSNVLHDAIEAGALLDLAPPMGDFFLHQERSTPVVLISGGVGITPLLAMLEQLLQQNSPRSIRFLHACRDGSVHAFRQHVANLAAEYPQLDSRIYYEAPRAEDQPGVHYHHAGRITPTAEMIVADADYYLCGPLPFMQAQQQALLALGVDAGRIHAEAFGTGGTAL
- a CDS encoding Rrf2 family transcriptional regulator, yielding MQLTHFTDLGLRVLMYLTDEPRVAPVTIGEIAERFAVSRNHLVKVVHFMSQQGWLVTTRGKGGGLALARAANLYLLGQVIRQLEGVTELIDCAEPPCQLRGSCQLKGMLDEALQAFFSALDRYTLADAVRTPTSQAIAILHRMSPRALS
- a CDS encoding DUF2798 domain-containing protein; the encoded protein is MSPPSRKHTLLFALLMSCYMAFLMSGILTAVNTGIDAGFVGRWLHAWLLAWSCAFPLVLIGAPRLRRLLLRYVGP